A window of the Hordeum vulgare subsp. vulgare chromosome 5H, MorexV3_pseudomolecules_assembly, whole genome shotgun sequence genome harbors these coding sequences:
- the LOC123396320 gene encoding neo-calmodulin-like — protein MDELSKEQIQEFREAFRLFDKDGDGTITTKELGTVMRSLGQHPTEEELKDMVEEVDADGSGSIDFNEFLGLVARQMRGDADAEEELHEAFRVFDKDNNGFISLDELRTVMKNLGEKLSEDELNEMLQEADADGDGQINYKEFAKVMMAKRRANAEEHGGGDHGGSDHAHSGGGGCPCTIL, from the exons ATGGACGAGCTTTCCAAGGAGCAGATCCAGGAGTTCCGGGAGGCCTTCAGGCTCTTCGACAAAGATGGCGACG GGACGATCACGACCAAGGAGCTGGGGACGGTGATGCGGTCGCTGGGGCAGCACCCGACGGAGGAGGAGCTCAAGGACATGGTGGAGGAGGTGGACGCCGACGGGAGCGGCTCCATCGACTTCAACGAGTTCCTGGGGCTGGTGGCGCGGCAGATGCGCGGGGACGCCGACGCCGAggaggagctccacgaggccttcCGCGTCTTCGACAAGGACAACAATGGCTTCATCTCCCTCGACGAGCTCCGCACCGTCATGAAGAACCTCGGCGAGAAGCTCTCCGAGGACGAGCTCAACGAGATGCTCCAAGAGGCCGACGCCGACGGCGACGGGCAGATTAACTACAAGGAGTTCGCCAAGGTCATGATGGCAAA ACGGCGAGCAAATGCGGAGGAACATGGAGGTGGCGATCACGGCGGGTCAGATCACGCACACAGCGGTGGCGGAGGCTGCCCATGTACAATTCTCTAA